The following coding sequences are from one uncultured Desulfobacter sp. window:
- a CDS encoding ATP-binding protein, producing MQRRIGYVIIAGVCFFYWVLDSIWAYLSFEYNLKDLIFREPGSYVDTFLLKVPPYQIVSRLMVVSLFIILGVIIIEFIRKRQEDQNKHQEAHDTFLTVLNSIDAAIYVTDMDAYEILFMNKYLVDKFGGNFSGETCYKVFRNRDEMCEHCPMHNLVDKDGNLKDVVIQECQHPVTDAWYLNYDRAIKWIDGRVVHLLIATDVTLIKTLQEKQKKADEYLWQAQKMESIGNLAGGIAHDFNNLLFPIIGMSEMLLEELAEDSLEHENIKMIWEAGKRGRDLVQQILSFSRQSEKDKSPVRLQQILEEALKLSRASLPSSIQINKEIQQDCGWVLADSIQFHQIVINLITNAAHAVDPSEGTINVQLKEVRATQNDSPAKLNSDGKYVMLKISDNGCGIDNSIKNKIFDPYFTTKDKGKGTGLGLAVVYRIVQDHQGDIVVGSKVGEGTSFSIYLPLLEQPSDTPPKDSITSPQTGSEHILLVDDEKSVAQIETQMLNRLGYKVTVHTSSRQALECFRSDPERFDLLLSDVTMPEITGDKLAQKVLAIRPDIPVLLCTGFSENFDRHQAEQLGIKGFLMKPVVKSDLARMVRQILDEDKS from the coding sequence GTGCAACGGCGCATAGGATACGTCATCATCGCAGGCGTCTGCTTTTTTTATTGGGTACTCGACAGTATCTGGGCGTACCTCTCTTTTGAATACAACCTTAAAGATTTGATTTTCAGGGAACCGGGCTCCTATGTGGATACCTTTTTATTAAAAGTGCCTCCCTATCAGATTGTCTCCCGGCTCATGGTCGTCTCTTTATTTATCATTCTCGGCGTTATCATCATCGAATTTATCAGAAAGCGCCAGGAGGATCAAAATAAACACCAAGAGGCCCATGACACCTTTTTAACGGTGCTCAACAGCATTGATGCGGCCATTTACGTCACTGATATGGACGCCTATGAAATTTTATTTATGAACAAATATCTGGTGGATAAATTCGGTGGAAATTTTTCAGGAGAGACATGTTACAAGGTGTTTAGGAATAGAGATGAGATGTGCGAGCACTGTCCGATGCATAACCTGGTGGACAAAGACGGCAATTTAAAAGACGTTGTCATTCAGGAGTGCCAGCATCCTGTAACAGATGCATGGTATCTAAATTATGACAGAGCCATTAAATGGATCGACGGTCGTGTTGTCCATCTGCTGATTGCCACTGATGTGACCCTGATCAAAACGCTTCAGGAAAAGCAAAAAAAGGCGGACGAATATCTGTGGCAGGCCCAGAAAATGGAATCCATCGGCAATCTGGCCGGAGGGATTGCGCACGACTTTAATAATTTATTGTTTCCCATCATTGGTATGTCCGAAATGCTCCTGGAGGAACTTGCCGAAGACAGTCTTGAACACGAAAATATCAAGATGATTTGGGAGGCAGGCAAAAGAGGCCGGGATCTTGTCCAGCAAATTTTGTCATTCAGCCGCCAGTCCGAGAAGGATAAAAGTCCTGTTCGCCTGCAGCAAATTTTAGAAGAAGCCTTGAAGTTAAGCCGTGCCAGCCTACCCTCTTCCATTCAAATTAATAAGGAGATTCAGCAGGATTGCGGGTGGGTGCTGGCCGATTCAATTCAATTTCACCAGATTGTAATCAACCTTATTACCAATGCCGCCCATGCCGTGGACCCGTCAGAAGGAACCATCAATGTGCAGTTAAAGGAGGTCCGGGCAACCCAAAACGATTCGCCGGCAAAACTCAATTCAGACGGCAAATATGTGATGCTCAAAATTTCAGATAATGGCTGTGGCATTGACAATTCAATCAAAAATAAAATTTTTGATCCCTATTTCACCACCAAAGACAAGGGCAAAGGAACAGGCCTTGGCCTTGCTGTTGTTTACAGGATTGTTCAGGATCACCAGGGTGATATCGTGGTGGGCAGTAAAGTTGGAGAAGGAACGAGCTTTTCAATATATCTGCCGTTACTTGAGCAACCGTCGGACACCCCCCCAAAGGACAGTATAACTTCACCGCAAACCGGATCAGAACATATTCTGCTTGTTGACGATGAAAAATCGGTGGCCCAGATAGAAACGCAGATGCTGAACCGTCTGGGATATAAGGTTACGGTGCATACCAGCAGCCGGCAGGCCCTGGAATGCTTTCGCTCAGATCCGGAACGCTTTGACCTGTTGTTATCGGATGTAACAATGCCGGAAATTACGGGAGATAAGCTGGCACAAAAGGTTCTGGCAATACGGCCGGATATACCGGTTCTTCTGTGTACGGGTTTCAGTGAAAATTTTGATCGGCACCAGGCCGAACAACTGGGAATCAAAGGTTTTTTAATGAAGCCCGTTGTCAAATCTGATTTGGCCCGGATGGTACGACAGATTCTTGATGAGGATAAATCATAG
- a CDS encoding GntR family transcriptional regulator, whose translation MNQDIYNALKDRIIHLDYAPGTILKEQELAAEFGVSRTPLRTVLFRLEWEHLIKILPRTGIFVMELELSTITNVFQARLELEAVIGAMASARLSAEQIQRFKELEKECNLIKPEKSPKKLAGIDMENKQIFHEAAGNPFLAEMSERLYALTYRLWYFNLLKMDPANWGNEVEAVREDLVILGQCFTAGSPEQLGQARKKQLLKHLERIRSSFLGLSAI comes from the coding sequence ATGAACCAAGACATATACAACGCGTTGAAAGATCGGATTATCCATCTGGATTATGCGCCGGGAACCATTCTCAAAGAACAGGAACTGGCGGCTGAATTCGGCGTAAGCCGTACCCCGTTGCGCACGGTGCTTTTTCGTCTGGAATGGGAGCATTTGATCAAAATTTTGCCCCGGACCGGCATCTTTGTCATGGAGCTGGAACTGTCCACCATCACCAATGTTTTCCAGGCCCGCCTGGAACTTGAGGCGGTGATCGGTGCCATGGCCTCTGCCCGGTTATCAGCGGAGCAGATCCAGCGATTCAAGGAACTTGAAAAGGAATGTAACCTGATAAAGCCGGAAAAGTCGCCAAAAAAACTTGCCGGCATTGATATGGAAAACAAGCAGATATTTCATGAGGCTGCGGGCAATCCGTTTCTGGCTGAAATGTCCGAGCGCCTTTATGCCTTGACCTATCGGCTGTGGTATTTTAATTTGCTGAAAATGGATCCGGCCAACTGGGGAAATGAGGTGGAGGCTGTTCGGGAGGATTTGGTGATTCTGGGCCAATGTTTCACCGCCGGAAGCCCGGAGCAATTGGGGCAGGCCAGGAAAAAACAGCTTTTAAAGCACCTTGAAAGAATTCGTTCTTCATTTCTTGGCCTGTCGGCCATCTAA
- a CDS encoding FAD-binding oxidoreductase, which translates to MTYEKITHGLWAATAPDRPRLNTFSGEKETEVAIIGGGYTGLSAALHLAVDGHSSVVLEAKDIGFGGAGRNVGLVNAGLWLMPEDVISLVGKDHGEALIRVLGASPQLVYGLAKKYNMDCEAWHYGTLHCADSKAGYKALQERERQWQKIGAPVRLLEKDEAAEKLGSNAYRGALLDERAGTVQPLSYAFGLANAALKEGAELYNNSPVIGLDKTASGYTLKTPHGQLKAKKVIIAVMGYPEQAFGNQINNLIPFNYFQFATAPIPGSVLKTVLPGKNGAWDTNLILSSFRLDKNGRLSVGSVGSLEGFAMDVNRAWAKRTLHKVFPQLGDIELEYGWYGRIAMTPNHIPRFHVMDDNMAMVTCFNGRGIGPGTVFGKLMAKYMSGGSSADIPLPVSPIKAVNLRALRGLFYEAGSRLYHYAQRRTPVF; encoded by the coding sequence ATGACATATGAAAAGATAACCCACGGGCTGTGGGCGGCCACGGCACCGGACAGACCAAGGCTGAATACGTTTTCCGGGGAAAAAGAGACTGAAGTTGCCATCATCGGAGGCGGGTACACCGGATTATCAGCCGCCCTTCATCTTGCAGTTGACGGGCATTCCAGCGTGGTACTTGAGGCAAAGGATATCGGATTCGGCGGTGCCGGCAGAAATGTGGGTCTGGTGAATGCGGGCCTGTGGCTGATGCCCGAAGATGTGATTTCCCTTGTGGGCAAAGACCATGGAGAGGCCCTTATCCGGGTGCTGGGAGCATCCCCCCAGCTGGTATACGGCCTGGCGAAAAAATATAATATGGATTGTGAGGCGTGGCATTACGGCACCCTTCATTGCGCAGATTCAAAGGCCGGGTATAAAGCACTCCAGGAGCGCGAGCGCCAGTGGCAGAAAATCGGCGCCCCGGTTCGTCTGCTTGAAAAGGACGAGGCCGCAGAAAAACTGGGCTCAAATGCCTACCGAGGTGCCCTGCTCGACGAACGGGCCGGGACCGTTCAACCCCTGTCCTACGCCTTTGGTCTGGCCAATGCAGCCCTAAAGGAAGGGGCAGAACTGTACAACAACTCCCCTGTGATCGGGTTGGATAAAACCGCTTCGGGATATACCCTGAAGACCCCCCATGGCCAACTCAAAGCAAAAAAAGTCATTATTGCCGTCATGGGTTATCCCGAACAGGCCTTTGGCAACCAGATCAACAACCTGATTCCCTTTAATTATTTTCAGTTTGCCACGGCCCCCATCCCCGGGTCTGTTCTGAAAACCGTGCTGCCTGGAAAAAACGGGGCGTGGGATACCAACCTGATTCTCTCATCTTTCCGTCTGGATAAAAACGGCCGCCTGTCCGTGGGTAGCGTGGGCAGCCTTGAAGGCTTTGCCATGGATGTAAACCGGGCCTGGGCAAAACGCACATTGCATAAAGTGTTTCCCCAGCTCGGCGACATTGAGCTGGAGTACGGCTGGTACGGACGCATTGCCATGACCCCCAACCATATTCCGCGTTTTCATGTCATGGATGACAATATGGCCATGGTCACCTGTTTTAACGGCCGGGGTATTGGTCCGGGGACGGTATTCGGCAAACTGATGGCAAAATATATGAGCGGCGGATCATCCGCAGACATTCCTTTGCCGGTTTCTCCTATAAAAGCGGTTAATTTAAGAGCACTTCGCGGGCTGTTTTACGAAGCCGGGTCCAGGCTCTACCATTACGCCCAGCGCAGAACGCCCGTTTTTTAA
- a CDS encoding response regulator: MDALKNFASLHFTGQVRLLKDIEKKKSSAAIPDLVELCKTRDPFDQARVMAENTLRTLLLEDEERTIECLMSDNENIKKISLQVCCQKKYPSATPILLKLFSNLMSEHASALISGHPNYNEGFEILSALSLIRPPEALDIFRHYIHHKDALISSLSIEAVGNYKDIDSVGALCKKIAESEADDRYEECDIAVANAIDALAMINDDKAISFLASKIHHRNPVTRRIIHAVFPRLGPETIQHIAPYLLDPDTDLKIMAVNILGTIGDKQGADFIVEAVDKGLTHHPNVKFAVYEALGHICSMKSLVHLADGLLEQDPSILIAVVSSLNHQINPGVVKKVKQTIEKDEAQTERLIVAVVASRALSLFEALYEDETIGNKMIEAILKLNDKGLSGAFAKKLNAMENKRARADADKIKSISAGELKKRILIVDDSKSILAFYRMVASVMQISVAAAENGRQALDILESDNAFDLILTDINMPVMTGIELTRKVRADHSMDRIPIVVATTESEASHEQLARKMGADDFLQKPFTADQLRDKISTFI, translated from the coding sequence ATGGACGCGCTTAAAAATTTTGCATCACTACATTTTACTGGACAGGTCAGGCTGCTGAAAGATATCGAAAAAAAGAAGAGTTCTGCTGCGATTCCCGATCTTGTCGAATTATGCAAAACACGTGATCCGTTCGACCAGGCAAGGGTCATGGCCGAAAATACGCTCAGAACCCTTTTATTGGAAGACGAGGAGCGAACCATAGAATGCCTGATGTCCGATAATGAAAATATAAAAAAAATTAGTTTACAGGTATGTTGCCAAAAAAAGTATCCGTCCGCCACGCCTATCCTGCTCAAACTTTTTTCAAATCTTATGTCAGAACACGCATCGGCATTGATATCCGGGCATCCCAATTATAATGAAGGCTTTGAAATCCTCTCCGCACTTTCGTTGATCCGGCCGCCCGAAGCACTGGATATATTCCGGCATTATATACACCACAAGGACGCTCTAATTTCGTCGTTATCCATTGAAGCCGTTGGAAATTACAAAGATATTGATTCCGTTGGGGCGCTGTGCAAAAAAATAGCGGAATCAGAAGCCGATGACCGCTATGAAGAGTGCGATATCGCTGTCGCCAACGCCATTGATGCCCTGGCAATGATAAACGATGACAAGGCAATATCCTTTCTGGCTTCAAAAATTCATCATCGTAATCCGGTGACCAGAAGAATCATCCATGCCGTGTTTCCAAGACTCGGTCCGGAAACCATCCAACATATCGCACCGTATCTGCTCGACCCCGATACGGACTTAAAAATCATGGCGGTCAACATTCTTGGGACCATTGGTGATAAACAAGGGGCGGACTTTATTGTAGAGGCCGTTGATAAAGGTCTCACCCACCATCCCAATGTCAAATTTGCCGTGTATGAAGCGTTGGGTCACATATGTTCGATGAAGAGCCTTGTCCATCTTGCCGACGGACTTTTGGAACAAGACCCGTCAATACTGATCGCCGTAGTCTCTTCTCTGAATCATCAAATAAATCCTGGTGTGGTCAAAAAGGTAAAACAGACCATAGAAAAAGATGAGGCACAAACGGAACGATTAATCGTCGCGGTGGTTGCGTCACGGGCCCTGTCCTTGTTCGAAGCACTTTATGAAGATGAAACCATCGGCAACAAAATGATTGAAGCGATTCTAAAATTAAACGACAAGGGACTGAGCGGCGCATTTGCTAAGAAGCTGAACGCCATGGAGAACAAAAGGGCCCGGGCCGATGCAGATAAAATCAAATCAATATCCGCAGGCGAACTGAAAAAAAGAATACTTATTGTTGATGATTCAAAATCCATACTGGCATTTTACCGCATGGTAGCTTCCGTGATGCAGATCTCGGTTGCCGCAGCTGAAAACGGTCGGCAGGCATTGGATATACTCGAATCGGATAATGCATTTGACCTGATTTTAACGGACATTAACATGCCGGTCATGACGGGAATAGAATTAACCCGGAAAGTCAGGGCAGATCATTCCATGGATCGGATTCCCATTGTAGTGGCCACCACGGAATCGGAAGCGTCCCACGAGCAATTGGCAAGAAAAATGGGGGCCGATGATTTTCTGCAAAAGCCGTTTACGGCAGATCAGCTTCGAGATAAGATCAGCACATTTATCTGA
- a CDS encoding DnaJ domain-containing protein has product MSSLVKFVLILLGLAYLISPADLIPEMYLPWIGWIDDSLILMCLYHLIRYGRLPSFLFKKGNKQTSGKQWQDSGTGQTYKKAESNQSSGRTGATGQSTTGNNSTHPGALKSPYEILGVDKSASWSEIQAAYKNKAKQYHPDKLSHLGEEFSTLANEKFLEIQQAYAKLKSIYNK; this is encoded by the coding sequence ATGTCGTCCCTGGTTAAATTTGTACTGATCCTTTTGGGCCTGGCCTATCTTATTTCGCCGGCGGATCTCATTCCTGAAATGTATCTGCCCTGGATTGGATGGATAGATGACAGCCTGATTCTCATGTGTCTGTATCATCTGATTCGATACGGCCGTCTGCCATCCTTTCTATTTAAAAAAGGTAACAAACAAACATCGGGGAAACAATGGCAGGATTCCGGGACCGGCCAAACCTATAAAAAGGCTGAATCAAACCAGTCGTCGGGCAGAACCGGCGCAACGGGTCAATCGACAACTGGGAACAATTCAACACACCCAGGCGCCCTCAAGTCCCCATATGAGATCCTTGGGGTGGACAAATCGGCATCCTGGTCTGAGATTCAAGCGGCATATAAGAACAAGGCCAAGCAATACCACCCGGATAAACTGTCCCACCTGGGTGAAGAGTTTTCAACCCTTGCCAATGAAAAATTTTTAGAAATTCAGCAGGCGTATGCAAAGCTTAAAAGCATATATAATAAATGA
- a CDS encoding sugar phosphate nucleotidyltransferase, with the protein MKALILAAGLGTRLLPYTHQLPKPLFTINGRPMLDYAVKNLLDAGCTKIFINAHHLAEGIADFVETHPSNASLEVVFEPVILDTGGAIANLGGQLADDDFFVVNADVLCDFDLSDLMACHKASGALATLLVHDCPRFNTLCVDQTNSGPGIVRHFSQPPESGLAFTGIQAISPGIFEYMPSEKIFSTIDVYKKLCELEKIFALKATQFYWQDMGTPQDYQRTSREYLAGRILGIAPSQIHEIDIRAIAGDGSDRLWFRARHQEKTLILSDHGICMDAPRDNNGSAQLNAFIKIGTHLADKCIAVPSILGYDTISGQVAVSDLGSTHLADHIRGMDESQIVTQYQRVIDSLIDFSFKGIEEFDTAWTCQTPSYSKQMILDLECRYFMQAFVNGYLGRKEKFETFSRQFSHIADNALMHAMNGLMHRDCQSKNIMIHEGQPWFIDFQSARLGPIQYDLASLLIDPYVTLSRIVRDQLLEYALEKIGSKVSVDKNNFTHSFRYCCISRNLQMLGAFGFLTQVKHKHQFKKYIPTALKGLERRLKELNEPGLADLTHFVQSRQGDLK; encoded by the coding sequence ATGAAAGCCTTGATACTTGCAGCAGGGCTCGGCACACGGCTGCTGCCCTATACACATCAGTTGCCCAAGCCCCTTTTCACCATCAACGGCCGGCCGATGCTCGACTATGCAGTAAAAAATCTTCTGGATGCCGGATGCACCAAGATTTTTATCAATGCCCACCATCTGGCAGAGGGCATTGCTGATTTTGTTGAGACTCACCCATCAAACGCTTCTCTTGAAGTTGTTTTTGAGCCGGTTATTCTTGATACCGGCGGAGCCATTGCCAACCTCGGCGGCCAGTTGGCGGATGATGACTTTTTTGTGGTGAATGCCGATGTACTCTGTGATTTTGATCTGTCCGACCTGATGGCCTGCCACAAAGCATCGGGTGCCCTTGCCACCCTGCTGGTCCATGACTGCCCCCGGTTCAACACCCTTTGTGTGGATCAGACAAATTCCGGACCCGGCATTGTCAGACATTTTTCCCAGCCTCCGGAGTCGGGTCTTGCGTTCACAGGCATCCAGGCCATATCCCCGGGGATATTTGAATATATGCCGTCTGAAAAAATATTTTCGACCATTGATGTGTATAAAAAATTGTGTGAGCTGGAAAAGATTTTTGCTTTAAAGGCAACCCAATTCTACTGGCAGGACATGGGCACTCCCCAGGATTACCAACGTACATCCAGGGAATACCTGGCCGGCCGGATCTTGGGCATTGCCCCGTCCCAGATCCATGAAATCGACATCCGGGCCATTGCGGGGGACGGATCGGACCGTCTCTGGTTCCGTGCCCGGCACCAGGAAAAAACCCTGATTCTTTCGGACCATGGGATTTGCATGGATGCGCCCCGGGACAACAACGGCAGCGCCCAGCTGAATGCATTCATAAAAATCGGGACCCATTTGGCCGACAAATGCATCGCTGTCCCCTCAATCCTGGGGTATGACACAATTTCCGGCCAGGTGGCCGTGTCGGACCTTGGCAGCACACATCTGGCCGACCATATCCGGGGCATGGACGAATCACAGATCGTCACACAATATCAACGCGTCATCGACAGCCTGATTGATTTTTCCTTCAAGGGCATTGAAGAGTTTGACACGGCCTGGACCTGCCAGACCCCGTCCTACTCAAAACAGATGATACTGGATCTGGAATGCCGGTATTTCATGCAGGCCTTTGTGAACGGCTACCTTGGCCGCAAAGAAAAATTTGAAACCTTTAGCCGACAATTTTCCCACATTGCCGACAATGCATTGATGCATGCAATGAACGGGCTGATGCACCGGGACTGCCAGTCAAAAAATATCATGATCCATGAAGGGCAGCCCTGGTTCATTGATTTTCAATCCGCCCGCCTGGGGCCCATTCAATATGATCTGGCTTCCCTTTTAATTGATCCCTATGTTACACTGTCCCGGATCGTCAGGGACCAACTTTTAGAATATGCCCTGGAAAAGATCGGCTCTAAAGTATCCGTTGATAAAAATAATTTTACGCATTCATTCAGATACTGCTGTATTTCACGCAACCTTCAGATGCTGGGGGCGTTTGGATTTTTAACCCAGGTTAAACACAAGCATCAATTTAAAAAATATATCCCGACTGCCCTCAAAGGGCTCGAACGTCGACTAAAAGAATTAAACGAACCCGGCTTGGCTGATCTGACACATTTCGTCCAAAGCCGCCAAGGAGATTTAAAATGA
- the dapB gene encoding dihydrodipicolinate reductase, which translates to MNSIPVMVNGLPGNVARIMAESAIQDDRFTLVPFSLTGEEIDLGQVAVNQTQVTLLKPSERDDKIQEILSSYPGFICVDYTHPTAVNDNATFYVANKIPFVMGTTGGDRQALENTVENGAMPSVIAPNMAKQIVGLQAMLEYGAKTFPGLFKGFSLEVKESHQQGKADTSGTAKALVACFNQLGTDFEISEIEKIRDPKIQKGELGVPEAYIDGHGWHTYTLEAPDKSALFELKHNINGRQIYVSGTFDAVVFLKNKIDANTFEKKLFTMIDVLTAGK; encoded by the coding sequence ATGAACAGCATCCCCGTTATGGTCAACGGACTGCCCGGCAATGTAGCCCGTATAATGGCTGAATCCGCAATCCAGGATGACCGATTTACCCTTGTACCCTTCTCCCTGACCGGAGAAGAGATCGATTTAGGTCAGGTTGCAGTAAACCAGACACAAGTGACACTTTTAAAACCCAGTGAACGAGACGATAAAATCCAGGAAATTCTTTCATCCTATCCAGGTTTCATCTGTGTGGATTACACCCACCCCACCGCAGTTAACGACAATGCAACATTCTATGTTGCCAACAAAATCCCCTTTGTCATGGGCACCACCGGCGGAGACCGGCAGGCTCTGGAAAATACGGTGGAAAACGGCGCCATGCCTTCGGTGATTGCCCCGAACATGGCCAAACAGATTGTCGGCCTCCAAGCCATGCTTGAATACGGTGCAAAGACCTTTCCGGGACTGTTCAAAGGGTTCTCGCTTGAAGTCAAAGAGAGCCACCAGCAGGGAAAAGCGGATACCTCGGGCACAGCCAAAGCCCTGGTCGCCTGTTTCAACCAACTGGGTACCGACTTTGAAATTTCCGAGATTGAAAAAATAAGAGATCCCAAAATCCAGAAAGGTGAATTAGGCGTTCCCGAGGCGTACATCGACGGTCACGGGTGGCACACCTATACACTGGAAGCCCCCGACAAATCGGCACTGTTTGAACTCAAACACAATATAAACGGGCGGCAGATTTATGTTTCCGGCACCTTTGATGCCGTTGTGTTTCTAAAAAACAAAATTGACGCAAACACCTTTGAGAAAAAACTGTTCACCATGATTGATGTGCTGACCGCCGGGAAATAA
- a CDS encoding ABC transporter substrate binding protein — MATKVKNGTLLLFFISTLIVPYIYAEAVNTPRLNNGKKWRVAYYEGGPYSEYTDTMRTLVHGLIELGWITYDNPPDLHQETPKPYIDWLTKHSGRYLSFKPEDCYSADWDDHKRAGSRKQLLEKLKHGDIDIVLAMGTWAGMDMADNTHAVPVMVLSTSDPIKAGIINSATDSGFDHVTARVDPNRYARQLRMFHRIVGFNTLGIAFENTKEGRSYSAIDDAQQVAKERGFKLITCNTLNGMPDKTESDRSCLKCFQDLSKRADAVYVTALVCADTRTKEVADMFIKARIPSFSMLGPKWVKEGILMSISSDSGYKALSRYNADKFGQILNGAKPRSLNQVFEDPLDIAINTATAKAIDFSMPKSIMAIATEIYGE; from the coding sequence ATGGCGACCAAGGTTAAAAACGGTACACTATTATTATTTTTTATTTCCACTTTGATTGTCCCGTATATTTATGCGGAAGCGGTGAATACACCAAGGCTGAACAATGGTAAAAAATGGCGGGTTGCCTATTATGAAGGGGGGCCCTATTCAGAATATACGGATACCATGAGAACCCTTGTTCACGGTTTAATTGAATTGGGCTGGATAACATATGACAATCCCCCCGATCTTCACCAGGAAACCCCTAAACCTTATATTGACTGGCTGACAAAACACAGCGGCCGGTATTTGTCGTTTAAACCCGAGGATTGTTATTCGGCAGACTGGGACGATCACAAAAGAGCAGGCTCACGAAAACAATTGCTGGAAAAATTAAAACACGGCGATATTGATATTGTTCTTGCCATGGGCACCTGGGCCGGTATGGATATGGCCGACAACACACACGCCGTCCCGGTCATGGTGTTGTCCACATCCGACCCGATAAAGGCCGGCATCATCAACAGCGCAACGGATTCCGGATTTGATCATGTGACCGCCAGGGTTGATCCCAACCGCTATGCCAGACAACTGCGGATGTTCCATAGAATCGTCGGCTTTAACACGCTGGGCATCGCCTTTGAAAACACCAAAGAGGGCCGCAGTTATTCTGCCATTGATGACGCACAACAGGTTGCCAAAGAGAGGGGATTTAAGTTGATTACCTGCAACACGCTCAATGGGATGCCGGACAAAACGGAATCCGACCGTTCTTGTTTAAAATGTTTCCAGGACCTTTCCAAACGTGCCGATGCCGTATATGTCACGGCGCTGGTATGTGCAGACACACGAACAAAAGAGGTCGCAGATATGTTTATAAAGGCCCGGATACCTTCATTTTCAATGCTGGGGCCCAAATGGGTGAAAGAAGGCATATTGATGAGTATTTCCAGTGATTCAGGGTATAAGGCGCTCAGCCGGTATAACGCAGATAAATTCGGTCAAATATTGAATGGCGCAAAGCCAAGAAGTCTGAACCAAGTATTTGAAGATCCTCTGGACATCGCAATCAACACGGCAACGGCAAAAGCCATCGATTTCTCCATGCCCAAAAGCATTATGGCAATCGCCACCGAGATATATGGAGAATAA